From Micromonospora echinospora, one genomic window encodes:
- the dapF gene encoding diaminopimelate epimerase, with product MEFTKGHGTGNDFVILPDPDGRLTLTPERVAALCDRRRGVGGDGVLRVVRAAKHPDGAGQAGEAEWFMDYWNADGSFAEMCGNGARVFVRYLVASGLAAPTGGLLPVATRAGVVRARLDGETVAVEMRRPDLYDAGVATLGGLTLPGTAVDVGNPHLVCALPAGLDLAALDLTRPPGVDPALFPAGVNVEFTSPGEPVDGADGHVLMRVYERGSAETLSCGTGACAVAAVALRDADRETGVVAVDVPGGRLTVTIEPDSCWLAGPALLVATGTLL from the coding sequence GTGGAGTTCACCAAGGGCCATGGCACCGGCAACGACTTCGTGATCCTGCCCGACCCGGACGGGCGCCTGACGCTGACCCCCGAGCGGGTCGCCGCGCTCTGCGACCGGCGACGCGGCGTCGGCGGTGACGGCGTGCTCCGGGTGGTCCGGGCCGCGAAACACCCGGACGGCGCCGGGCAGGCCGGCGAGGCCGAGTGGTTCATGGACTACTGGAACGCGGACGGCTCCTTCGCCGAGATGTGCGGCAACGGTGCCCGGGTCTTCGTCCGCTACCTCGTCGCCAGCGGGCTGGCCGCCCCGACCGGTGGCCTCCTGCCGGTGGCGACCCGGGCCGGCGTGGTCCGCGCCCGCCTGGACGGGGAGACCGTCGCCGTCGAGATGCGCCGCCCGGACCTGTACGACGCCGGGGTGGCCACCCTAGGCGGGCTGACCCTGCCGGGCACCGCCGTGGACGTCGGCAACCCGCACCTGGTCTGCGCGCTGCCGGCCGGGCTGGACCTGGCCGCCCTCGACCTCACCCGCCCGCCCGGGGTCGACCCGGCGCTCTTCCCGGCCGGCGTGAACGTCGAGTTCACCAGTCCGGGTGAGCCGGTCGACGGCGCCGACGGGCACGTGCTGATGCGGGTGTACGAGCGCGGGTCGGCCGAGACGCTCTCCTGCGGCACCGGAGCCTGCGCGGTGGCGGCCGTGGCGCTGCGGGACGCCGACCGGGAGACCGGTGTGGTGGCGGTCGACGTCCCCGGTGGCCGGCTGACCGTCACGATCGAACCGGACTCCTGCTGGCTCGCCGGCCCCGCCCTCCTGGTGGCCACCGGCACGCTCCTCTGA
- the miaA gene encoding tRNA (adenosine(37)-N6)-dimethylallyltransferase MiaA → MGAGVRVVAVVGPTAAGKSGLSIALAHALDGEVVNADSMQLYRGMDIGTAKLTPAEREGVPHHLLDIWPVTEPASVAEYQRLARAAVDDILARGKVPLLVGGSGLYVRAVLERFEFPGTDPELRGRLEAELAAVGPAPLYERLRAADPAAAAGILPGNGRRIVRALEVVELTGAPFAASLPEPTPFYPSVQLGVDLDTAVLHERMARRVDRMWADGLVAETRELVGHGLREGRTASRALGYQQVLRFLAGESTEAEAHDETIRGTRRFGRRQRSWFRRDPRVHWLDAAAPDLVGTALAVVRASTG, encoded by the coding sequence CTGGGAGCGGGCGTGAGGGTCGTCGCGGTGGTCGGGCCGACCGCCGCCGGGAAGTCCGGGCTGAGCATCGCCCTCGCCCACGCGCTCGACGGCGAGGTGGTCAACGCCGACTCGATGCAGCTCTACCGGGGCATGGACATCGGCACCGCCAAGCTGACCCCGGCCGAACGCGAGGGCGTGCCGCACCACCTGCTCGACATCTGGCCGGTCACCGAACCGGCGAGCGTCGCCGAGTACCAGCGGCTCGCCCGCGCGGCGGTCGACGACATCCTCGCCCGGGGAAAGGTCCCGCTGCTGGTCGGCGGCTCGGGCCTCTACGTCCGGGCGGTGCTGGAACGGTTCGAGTTCCCCGGCACCGACCCGGAGCTGCGCGGACGCCTGGAGGCCGAGTTGGCCGCCGTCGGCCCGGCCCCGCTGTACGAGCGGCTGCGCGCCGCCGACCCGGCCGCCGCCGCCGGCATCCTGCCCGGGAACGGGCGGCGCATCGTCCGGGCCCTGGAGGTCGTCGAGCTGACCGGCGCGCCGTTCGCCGCCTCGCTGCCCGAGCCGACCCCGTTCTACCCGTCCGTGCAGCTCGGTGTCGACCTGGACACCGCCGTCCTGCACGAGCGGATGGCCCGCCGGGTGGACCGGATGTGGGCCGACGGGCTGGTCGCCGAGACCCGTGAGCTGGTCGGCCACGGCCTGCGCGAGGGGCGTACGGCCAGCCGGGCGCTCGGCTACCAGCAGGTGCTGCGCTTCCTGGCCGGCGAGTCGACCGAGGCCGAGGCGCACGACGAGACGATCCGGGGGACCCGCCGGTTCGGCCGCCGGCAGCGCTCCTGGTTCCGCCGTGACCCCCGGGTGCACTGGCTGGACGCCGCCGCCCCGGACCTGGTCGGGACCGCCCTGGCCGTGGTGCGGGCCTCGACGGGGTGA
- a CDS encoding NAD-dependent malic enzyme, producing the protein MRGSVAPGPPSRDRRNPVAITRLPSAGFSITIRIAVPADASSIGRLTTCVGEAGAIVTALDVVDSDPNHVVVDLTCDTADAGHADQVVQALTELDGVDVRKVSDRTFLLHLGGKIEVTPKVALRNRDELSRAYTPGVARVCQAIAENPADARRLTIKRNTVAVVSDGSAVLGLGNLGPAASLPVMEGKAALFKRFGGVDAWPVVLDTQDTDEIVNIVRAIAPAYGGINLEDIAAPRCFEIEARLRDLLDIPVFHDDQHGTAICVLAALTNALRVVGKNLSDVRVVVSGAGAAGTAIMKLLLRQGVGDIVAYDRQGALHRGLTGLNPAWQWLAENTNRENYSGDLRGAVAGADVFIGVSAPNLLTGEDVATMAKDAIVFALANPDPEVDPREARKYAAVVATGRSDQPNQINNVLAFPGVFRGMLDAHAEEFTEEMAIAAARAIADVVGEDKINPTVIVPSVFDSRVAPAVAAAVRAAAQNPGATAPPAADSGPADLPEIAAASSATP; encoded by the coding sequence ATGCGGGGGTCGGTGGCACCGGGGCCGCCGAGCCGTGACCGGAGGAACCCTGTGGCCATCACCCGCCTGCCGAGCGCCGGATTCTCGATCACCATCCGGATCGCCGTGCCCGCCGACGCGTCGTCGATCGGCCGGCTCACCACCTGCGTCGGGGAGGCCGGAGCCATCGTCACCGCGCTGGACGTGGTCGACTCCGACCCGAACCACGTGGTGGTCGACCTGACCTGCGACACCGCCGACGCCGGCCACGCCGACCAGGTGGTCCAGGCGTTGACCGAGCTGGACGGGGTGGACGTCCGCAAGGTCTCCGACCGGACCTTCCTGCTGCACCTGGGCGGCAAGATCGAGGTCACCCCGAAGGTGGCGCTGCGCAACCGGGACGAGCTGTCCCGCGCGTACACGCCGGGGGTGGCCCGGGTCTGCCAGGCGATCGCGGAGAACCCGGCCGACGCCCGCCGGCTGACCATCAAGCGCAACACGGTGGCCGTGGTCAGCGACGGCTCGGCCGTGCTCGGCCTCGGCAACCTGGGCCCGGCCGCCTCGCTGCCGGTGATGGAGGGCAAGGCCGCCCTGTTCAAGCGGTTCGGCGGGGTGGACGCCTGGCCGGTGGTGCTGGACACCCAGGACACCGACGAGATCGTCAACATCGTCCGGGCGATCGCGCCGGCGTACGGCGGGATCAACCTGGAGGACATCGCCGCGCCGCGCTGCTTCGAGATCGAGGCCCGACTGCGGGACCTGCTGGACATCCCGGTCTTCCACGACGACCAGCACGGCACCGCGATCTGCGTGCTCGCCGCGCTGACCAACGCGCTGCGCGTGGTGGGCAAGAACCTCTCGGACGTCCGGGTCGTGGTCTCCGGCGCGGGCGCGGCCGGTACCGCGATCATGAAGCTGCTGTTGCGCCAGGGCGTGGGCGACATCGTCGCGTACGACCGGCAGGGCGCGCTGCACCGTGGCCTGACCGGGCTCAACCCGGCCTGGCAGTGGCTGGCCGAGAACACCAACCGGGAGAACTACTCCGGTGACCTGCGCGGGGCGGTGGCCGGCGCGGACGTCTTCATCGGGGTGAGCGCGCCGAACCTGCTCACCGGCGAAGACGTCGCCACCATGGCCAAGGACGCGATCGTCTTCGCGCTGGCGAACCCGGACCCGGAGGTCGACCCCCGGGAGGCGCGCAAGTACGCGGCGGTGGTCGCCACCGGCCGCTCCGACCAGCCGAACCAGATCAACAACGTGCTCGCCTTCCCCGGCGTGTTCCGGGGCATGCTGGACGCGCACGCCGAGGAGTTCACCGAGGAGATGGCGATCGCCGCCGCCCGCGCCATCGCGGACGTGGTCGGCGAGGACAAGATCAACCCGACGGTGATCGTTCCCAGCGTGTTCGACTCCCGGGTCGCCCCGGCGGTGGCCGCCGCCGTCCGTGCCGCTGCCCAGAACCCCGGCGCCACGGCTCCCCCGGCGGCCGACTCCGGCCCCGCCGACCTCCCCGAGATCGCCGCCGCCTCCTCCGCCACCCCCTGA
- the hflX gene encoding GTPase HflX, which produces MREQQGFVPVEDEELDATTGELELEERQALRRVPGLSTELTDITEVEYRQLRLERVVLVGVWTEGTVTDAENSLTELAALAETAGSQVLEGLIQRRSRPDPATYIGRGKVDDLGAVVLSTGADTVICDGELSPSQLRNLEQRTKVKVVDRTALILDIFAQHAKSREGRAQVELAQLEYLLPRLRGWGETLSRQTGGSGRGGGAGGGVGVRGPGETKLETDRRRIRHRISRLRREIKAMRTVRQTKRARRSRNAVPAVAIAGYTNAGKSSLLNRLTGAGVLVEDALFATLDPTTRRATAADGRLYTLSDTVGFVRHLPHQIVEAFRSTLEEVADADLVVHVVDGTHPDPEEQVRAVREVLAEVGADRLPELLAVNKIDAADEETLLRLKRAWPDAIFVSAHSGRGIEDLRAAVEARLPRPAVEVRAVLPYDRGDLVARVHRQGEVLSTAHLPEGTLLHVRVGAALAAELAPFETAENVVAARRP; this is translated from the coding sequence TTGCGAGAGCAGCAGGGCTTCGTCCCGGTCGAGGACGAGGAACTCGACGCCACCACCGGCGAGCTGGAACTGGAGGAGCGTCAGGCGCTGCGTCGGGTGCCCGGTCTCTCCACCGAACTCACCGACATCACCGAGGTCGAGTACCGCCAACTCCGCCTGGAACGGGTCGTGCTGGTCGGGGTGTGGACCGAGGGCACGGTGACCGACGCGGAGAACTCCCTCACCGAACTGGCCGCGCTCGCCGAGACCGCCGGTTCGCAGGTGCTGGAGGGGCTGATCCAGCGGCGCAGCCGCCCGGACCCGGCCACCTACATCGGTCGGGGCAAGGTCGACGACCTGGGCGCGGTGGTCCTCTCCACCGGCGCCGACACGGTGATCTGCGACGGGGAGCTCTCCCCGTCCCAGTTGCGCAACCTGGAACAGCGCACCAAGGTCAAGGTGGTCGACCGGACCGCGCTGATCCTCGACATCTTCGCCCAGCACGCCAAGAGCCGGGAGGGCCGGGCGCAGGTCGAGCTGGCCCAGCTCGAATACCTCCTGCCCCGGCTGCGCGGTTGGGGTGAGACCCTCTCCCGGCAGACCGGTGGTAGCGGTCGCGGCGGTGGCGCCGGCGGCGGTGTGGGCGTGCGTGGTCCCGGTGAGACCAAGCTGGAGACCGACCGGCGGCGCATCCGCCACCGGATCTCCCGGCTGCGCCGCGAGATCAAGGCCATGCGGACGGTACGCCAGACCAAGCGCGCCCGCCGCTCCCGCAACGCGGTGCCCGCGGTGGCCATCGCCGGCTACACCAACGCCGGCAAGTCCAGCCTGCTCAACCGGCTGACCGGTGCGGGGGTGCTGGTCGAGGACGCGCTCTTCGCCACCCTCGACCCGACCACCCGGCGGGCCACCGCCGCCGACGGTCGCCTCTACACCCTCTCCGACACGGTCGGCTTCGTCCGGCACCTGCCGCACCAGATCGTCGAGGCGTTCCGCTCGACGCTGGAGGAGGTGGCCGACGCCGACCTGGTGGTGCACGTGGTCGACGGCACCCACCCCGACCCGGAGGAGCAGGTGCGGGCGGTCCGCGAGGTGCTCGCCGAGGTCGGCGCCGACCGGCTGCCCGAACTGCTGGCGGTCAACAAGATCGACGCCGCCGACGAGGAGACGCTGCTGCGCCTCAAGCGCGCCTGGCCGGACGCCATCTTCGTCTCGGCCCACTCCGGGCGCGGGATCGAGGATCTGCGGGCCGCCGTCGAGGCGCGACTGCCCCGCCCGGCGGTCGAGGTCCGGGCGGTGCTGCCGTACGACCGGGGCGACCTGGTCGCCCGGGTGCACCGGCAGGGCGAGGTGCTCAGCACGGCCCACCTGCCCGAGGGCACGTTGCTGCACGTCCGGGTCGGTGCGGCGCTCGCCGCCGAGCTGGCGCCGTTCGAAACGGCGGAGAACGTCGTCGCCGCACGTCGTCCGTAA